One genomic window of Candidatus Nitrospira inopinata includes the following:
- a CDS encoding polyprenol monophosphomannose synthase yields the protein MRYHRITVLEEIPLRIQPKPDEAFVVPSFELAEALIARGADSARIAITPHPPSNETCSGYVRNGPSGPLIPRTAFQFDRSVLVVLPTYNERDNIEAVTQAIGKYLAADILIVDDNSPDGTGRIADELSRRHPHIHVLHRPRKEGLGSAYVAGFQWALARHYQLVIEMDCDFSHAPWDLPRLVHQSAAADLVIGSRYIPGGGTENWDMRRRLVSKFGNAYVRSFLGSAIRDWTGGFRCFRRELLAAMDLAGVKAKGYVFQVEMAWRAICLGARVREIPIRFRDRTHGRSKLGWPTIYEAVREVPRMSRRRFASK from the coding sequence ATGCGGTACCATCGAATCACTGTCCTAGAGGAAATCCCCCTTCGGATTCAACCCAAGCCTGACGAAGCCTTCGTGGTGCCGTCCTTCGAGTTGGCCGAAGCCTTGATCGCACGCGGAGCCGACAGCGCCCGCATCGCCATCACCCCGCATCCGCCATCGAATGAGACCTGCTCGGGTTATGTCCGGAACGGTCCGAGCGGACCGCTGATCCCTCGAACCGCCTTTCAATTCGACCGATCCGTTCTTGTCGTCCTACCCACGTACAATGAGCGGGACAACATCGAGGCCGTGACGCAAGCGATCGGCAAATATCTGGCGGCGGACATTTTGATCGTCGATGACAACTCACCGGACGGCACCGGTCGGATAGCGGACGAACTCAGCCGACGGCACCCCCATATCCACGTTCTTCACCGCCCCCGCAAAGAAGGGTTGGGCTCCGCCTATGTCGCTGGATTCCAATGGGCGCTGGCGAGACATTACCAGCTCGTCATCGAGATGGACTGCGACTTCAGCCACGCGCCGTGGGATTTACCCAGACTGGTTCATCAAAGCGCGGCCGCCGATCTCGTGATCGGCAGTCGATATATCCCCGGCGGCGGTACGGAAAATTGGGACATGCGACGACGTCTCGTCTCAAAATTCGGCAATGCCTACGTCAGGTCGTTTCTGGGATCAGCGATACGAGACTGGACCGGAGGGTTCCGCTGTTTTCGGCGAGAACTGTTGGCCGCAATGGACCTTGCCGGCGTCAAGGCCAAAGGGTACGTCTTTCAAGTCGAGATGGCATGGCGGGCGATTTGTCTGGGGGCGCGAGTGCGCGAAATCCCCATTCGGTTCCGCGATCGCACCCACGGCCGCAGCAAACTTGGCTGGCCCACAATCTATGAAGCCGTCAGAGAGGTGCCGCGCATGTCCCGGCGGCGCTTCGCGTCGAAATGA
- the tsaD gene encoding tRNA (adenosine(37)-N6)-threonylcarbamoyltransferase complex transferase subunit TsaD: protein MLASNFAWDPRPVLGVESSCDETAAAVIDADGRVLSNVISSQIAVHRKFGGVVPELAARAHIGMINGVVNEALKQACIEKKDLGAIAVTRGPGLAGSLLVGVNYAKALSYGLNIPLIGVNHLEGHISSAWLADSDFPLPCIVLVVSGGHTHLFRRERTGRCVLLGCTRDDAAGEAFDKGAQMLGLEFPGGPAIDKLAKHGDPNAIQFPRLHHRNSRLDFSFSGLKTSLLYKLRDMNQEERARHVADLAAGYQEAIVHTLVTKAFVALVQERLAALAVVGGVSANSRLRTLLRDRAHQEGVRLIVPPIEYCTDNAAMIAVAGRHALMTHQCWTRDFDIQPTLQVESLLDVGGVRREEALHS from the coding sequence ATGTTAGCAAGCAATTTTGCATGGGACCCACGCCCCGTCCTTGGGGTCGAATCCTCGTGCGATGAAACGGCCGCGGCTGTCATCGATGCAGACGGTCGGGTGTTGTCGAATGTCATTTCATCCCAAATTGCCGTTCACCGGAAGTTCGGCGGGGTGGTGCCTGAATTGGCAGCCCGAGCCCATATCGGAATGATCAACGGAGTCGTCAACGAGGCTCTAAAACAAGCCTGCATCGAGAAAAAAGACCTTGGAGCGATTGCCGTGACCAGAGGACCGGGGTTGGCGGGCTCGCTCTTGGTGGGCGTCAATTATGCCAAAGCCCTCAGCTATGGCCTCAACATTCCGTTGATCGGAGTCAATCATCTGGAAGGACATATTTCTTCGGCCTGGCTTGCCGATTCGGATTTTCCCCTCCCGTGCATTGTGTTGGTCGTCTCCGGTGGTCATACCCATTTATTCAGACGGGAACGGACCGGCCGCTGCGTCTTACTGGGCTGTACGAGGGATGATGCGGCGGGAGAGGCCTTTGATAAGGGCGCGCAGATGCTGGGTTTGGAATTTCCGGGGGGGCCGGCGATCGATAAGCTCGCAAAACACGGTGATCCGAATGCGATTCAGTTTCCCCGCCTCCATCATCGGAACAGTCGTTTAGATTTCAGTTTCAGCGGGCTGAAGACGTCGTTGCTGTACAAGCTGCGAGATATGAATCAAGAGGAGCGGGCAAGGCACGTCGCCGATCTGGCGGCAGGATACCAGGAAGCGATCGTGCACACGTTGGTCACGAAGGCGTTTGTGGCGCTTGTTCAGGAGAGACTCGCCGCTCTGGCGGTCGTCGGAGGAGTGTCGGCGAACAGCAGATTACGGACGCTGCTTCGGGATCGCGCACATCAAGAAGGAGTAAGGCTTATCGTGCCTCCCATCGAATATTGTACGGACAACGCGGCCATGATCGCTGTGGCGGGCCGGCATGCCTTGATGACTCATCAGTGCTGGACGAGAGACTTCGATATTCAACCGACGCTTCAGGTTGAGTCTTTGCTCGATGTCGGAGGCGTTCGGAGAGAGGAGGCTCTCCATTCCTGA
- a CDS encoding ligand-binding sensor domain-containing protein, with product MKNRSHVVPSVRAAVIAGLLLLGPSLDAVDAEAVATDVFVERTSGVERQDRFPVSVQALAMSRTGEVYAGSFGHGIFRTVDRGATWTSVGGGVTDPFILSLIVVRDGSVYAGTLRGGVFRSRDSGASWQSVNAGLKRLEVKALMTTDDGLYAGTADGVYRLNEADDRWSVLATGLDDVLVHALARSTDGTLYAGTSGKGVLRFVPRSSGWERLRDGLKNHEGMIENFIRVLVIDQEKEILAGTFDGGVFRSIDGGMTWRPISRALPNDSIRGIVLWGRDVIVATGNGVFKTQDKGKRWTPVNKGLTSLSVQTLIGAEDGSLYAGTSEGVFRSDDGLAWIAVNQGLKGGAAPPPFRFRE from the coding sequence ATGAAGAATCGATCCCACGTTGTTCCGAGCGTTCGCGCGGCCGTGATCGCGGGGCTCCTGTTGCTCGGCCCTTCACTCGATGCGGTTGACGCGGAAGCCGTGGCGACGGACGTTTTTGTCGAACGGACGTCCGGAGTGGAACGACAGGATCGATTTCCCGTCAGCGTGCAAGCGCTGGCAATGAGCCGGACAGGGGAGGTCTATGCCGGTTCGTTCGGCCATGGGATTTTTCGCACCGTCGATCGGGGCGCCACGTGGACATCCGTGGGCGGCGGCGTGACCGATCCCTTCATCCTGAGTTTGATCGTCGTGCGAGACGGCTCCGTGTACGCCGGAACTCTGCGCGGCGGCGTCTTTCGCTCGAGAGACAGCGGCGCGAGCTGGCAATCCGTGAATGCGGGACTCAAACGATTGGAGGTCAAGGCCCTGATGACGACGGATGACGGGCTGTACGCGGGGACGGCTGACGGCGTGTACCGTCTCAATGAGGCGGATGACCGATGGTCGGTTCTCGCGACGGGACTTGACGACGTCCTGGTCCATGCCTTGGCCCGGTCCACGGACGGGACATTGTACGCCGGCACTTCGGGCAAGGGCGTCCTCCGTTTCGTGCCGCGGTCTTCCGGCTGGGAGCGCCTGCGGGATGGATTGAAAAATCATGAAGGGATGATCGAGAACTTCATTCGCGTGTTGGTGATCGATCAAGAAAAGGAAATTCTGGCCGGCACGTTCGATGGCGGCGTGTTTCGGAGCATCGACGGGGGAATGACGTGGCGCCCCATCAGCCGCGCTCTTCCCAATGATTCCATCCGCGGGATCGTGTTGTGGGGGCGGGACGTGATCGTTGCGACGGGAAACGGCGTTTTTAAAACTCAAGACAAAGGCAAACGCTGGACGCCGGTCAACAAGGGATTGACGAGCTTGTCGGTCCAGACTTTGATCGGCGCCGAAGACGGAAGTCTGTACGCGGGAACCAGCGAGGGGGTGTTTCGGAGCGACGACGGCCTGGCCTGGATCGCCGTCAATCAGGGCCTTAAAGGGGGAGCGGCGCCTCCTCCATTTCGGTTTCGAGAGTAA
- the nth gene encoding endonuclease III, whose protein sequence is MTTRTPIHGDRPAAIAAVLMRAMKTAKVELDYHSPWELLVATILSAQCTDRRVNQVTPELFRRYQSPRHMALADPTEIESIIKPTGFYKTKAKHVIECGRAIAERFHGTVPTTMEELTSLPGVGRKTANVILGAAFGRPAVVVDTHVKRVANRLNLTDSDDPERIEHDLQRLFPRRQWTGLSQRLLLHGRYVCLARMPRCGACPLYDLCHWKGKRRR, encoded by the coding sequence GTGACAACGCGAACGCCCATCCATGGCGATCGTCCGGCCGCGATTGCGGCCGTTCTCATGAGAGCCATGAAAACCGCGAAGGTCGAGCTGGACTATCATTCTCCATGGGAATTGTTGGTGGCCACGATCCTTTCCGCGCAATGCACCGATCGTCGGGTGAATCAAGTCACGCCGGAGTTGTTTCGTCGATATCAGAGCCCCCGTCATATGGCGCTGGCGGATCCGACGGAGATCGAGTCGATCATTAAGCCGACCGGATTTTATAAAACCAAAGCAAAACACGTGATCGAATGCGGGCGAGCCATCGCGGAGCGATTTCACGGAACAGTTCCGACGACGATGGAGGAGCTGACCTCTCTTCCCGGGGTGGGGAGAAAGACCGCCAACGTTATTCTGGGCGCCGCCTTCGGCCGTCCCGCCGTCGTCGTGGACACCCATGTCAAACGTGTGGCCAATCGGTTGAATTTGACCGACTCCGACGATCCGGAACGCATCGAGCACGATCTGCAGCGCTTGTTCCCTCGACGTCAATGGACCGGCCTGTCTCAGCGACTCTTGTTGCACGGGCGATACGTGTGTCTTGCACGAATGCCCCGGTGCGGCGCCTGTCCGTTGTACGACCTGTGTCATTGGAAAGGAAAGCGACGGCGATGA
- a CDS encoding NAD(+)/NADH kinase: MKSKTIGLLIKPKSPEIKPTLQGVVAWLRERSIPVLLDTTAAALLNELGGIQKIQLANQADILLVLGGDGTILSAARLAADRSIPILGVNMGGLGFLTEVRLDNLYASLDRVFANDFAVDERLMLQAHIHRHGETVAQGTVLNDVVISKGTLARMIELKIAIQGQFVTNLRADGLIISTPTGSTAYSLSAGGPIINPSVQALILTPISPHTLTHRPLIVPGNVDIEVTLTSKDDGAMATLDGQVGIAMVQGDTALVRTSDRRTKLIRFPESHYYEVLREKLKWGDG, from the coding sequence ATGAAAAGTAAAACGATCGGGCTGCTCATCAAACCAAAATCCCCTGAAATAAAACCTACTCTCCAAGGAGTTGTCGCTTGGCTGCGAGAACGGTCCATCCCTGTTCTCCTGGATACAACGGCCGCCGCCCTATTGAACGAACTCGGCGGTATTCAAAAAATACAACTGGCCAATCAAGCCGACATCTTGCTCGTCTTAGGGGGAGATGGAACCATTCTGTCCGCCGCCAGGCTGGCTGCGGACAGAAGCATCCCTATTCTTGGCGTCAATATGGGAGGCCTTGGATTTCTGACGGAAGTGCGGCTCGACAATCTCTACGCCTCTCTTGATCGAGTGTTCGCCAACGACTTTGCGGTCGATGAACGATTGATGCTCCAGGCCCACATCCATCGACATGGAGAAACTGTGGCGCAGGGTACCGTCTTAAACGATGTCGTAATCAGCAAAGGCACTCTGGCGCGCATGATCGAATTGAAAATCGCGATCCAGGGCCAATTTGTCACCAATCTTCGAGCGGACGGCTTAATCATCAGCACTCCGACAGGTTCAACCGCGTATTCCCTATCTGCCGGCGGCCCTATCATCAATCCCTCCGTTCAAGCCTTGATTTTGACCCCCATCAGTCCGCACACGTTGACCCACCGCCCCCTGATCGTTCCGGGGAACGTTGACATTGAGGTCACCCTGACCAGCAAGGACGACGGGGCCATGGCGACCCTCGACGGGCAAGTCGGCATCGCCATGGTTCAAGGAGATACCGCGCTCGTCAGGACTTCCGATCGCCGAACCAAACTGATTCGGTTTCCCGAAAGCCACTACTATGAAGTGCTGAGGGAGAAGCTAAAGTGGGGCGACGGATGA
- the hflX gene encoding GTPase HflX — protein MRGQIAGLRPSQIAAIERLYRRRVAADQVLGSELAKTMSQLTLDVRRPIGVVLTRRGIVQEVIVGTDLCLTPATAAKFRAGPRSLRGLRFIRTQLHDQPLSQEAITDLAYLRLDLIGTLSVSSEGTPGYLYLAHILPPNGENRLCNVLGAVPFHRCAIRFDRFIEELEAKVQAARSHQVIKNGHEAAMLVSASPRGRGEQEERLAELAELARSAGVTVIDRVVQRTDEGHQRYLLGSGKLKEVLIRTLHQGADMVIIDQTLTPAQSRAIAEMTDIKVIDRTQLILDIFARRAHSREGKVQVELAQLRYLLPRLSGKGADLSRLGGGIGARGPGETKLETDRRRIRDRITRLERELELFSKQQDRRRVRRRRYGLPIVSLVGYTNAGKSTLLNQLTGSCVSAKDRLFETLDTTSRRLRFPRDREIIITDTVGFIRDLPQELVRTFRATLEGLREADLLLHVVDAGVTDIDMQIAAVADIVRDLDLDEIPRVLVFNKCDRLPAQQVELLCRRYRAIGISALQPHTWPPLLEVIEKAASRSIPGHQEGPSTYVSQESADLVFH, from the coding sequence GTGCGTGGCCAGATAGCCGGCCTTCGGCCGAGCCAAATCGCGGCGATCGAGCGGCTGTATCGACGCCGTGTGGCGGCGGACCAGGTCTTGGGATCAGAGTTGGCCAAAACCATGAGTCAACTGACTCTTGATGTCCGCCGTCCCATCGGGGTTGTTCTGACGAGACGGGGAATTGTCCAGGAAGTCATTGTAGGAACCGATTTGTGTTTGACCCCTGCGACGGCGGCAAAGTTCAGGGCCGGCCCTCGGTCGTTGCGAGGATTGCGATTTATCCGAACGCAACTGCATGATCAACCGCTGAGCCAAGAGGCCATCACCGACCTTGCTTATCTGCGGCTCGACTTGATCGGCACCCTTTCTGTCTCATCCGAGGGAACCCCCGGTTATCTTTATCTCGCGCACATTCTTCCACCCAACGGGGAAAATAGGCTTTGCAACGTTTTGGGAGCCGTTCCGTTCCATCGCTGCGCCATTCGATTCGACCGATTTATCGAAGAACTGGAGGCAAAGGTCCAAGCCGCCCGCAGTCACCAAGTTATCAAGAACGGTCATGAGGCCGCTATGTTGGTAAGCGCGTCGCCTCGGGGACGGGGCGAGCAGGAGGAACGTTTGGCCGAGCTTGCCGAGCTAGCCCGTTCAGCCGGTGTAACCGTGATTGATCGCGTCGTGCAACGGACGGACGAAGGGCATCAACGGTATTTACTGGGGAGCGGAAAATTGAAGGAGGTGTTGATCCGAACGCTTCATCAGGGAGCGGACATGGTGATCATCGATCAAACGTTGACGCCGGCCCAATCGCGTGCCATCGCCGAAATGACCGACATCAAAGTGATCGACCGGACGCAATTGATTCTGGATATTTTTGCCAGAAGAGCGCACAGTCGTGAAGGGAAAGTACAGGTCGAGCTGGCGCAGCTACGGTACCTGCTTCCCAGACTTTCAGGGAAGGGGGCTGATCTGTCCAGACTCGGCGGCGGAATCGGCGCCAGAGGACCCGGAGAAACAAAACTGGAAACCGATCGCCGTCGGATTCGGGATCGCATTACGCGCCTTGAGCGGGAGCTTGAACTGTTTTCCAAACAGCAAGACCGACGCCGAGTCAGACGCCGGCGATACGGTCTTCCGATCGTGTCGCTTGTCGGATACACCAACGCGGGAAAATCCACGCTGTTGAATCAATTGACCGGTAGCTGCGTGTCCGCCAAAGACAGGCTGTTTGAGACGTTGGATACCACGAGCCGACGCCTTCGTTTCCCTCGAGACCGCGAAATCATTATTACCGATACCGTCGGGTTTATTCGCGATCTTCCGCAGGAATTGGTTCGAACGTTCCGCGCGACGTTGGAAGGATTACGCGAAGCGGATTTGTTGCTTCACGTCGTCGACGCCGGCGTGACGGACATCGACATGCAGATTGCGGCCGTCGCCGACATTGTACGGGATCTCGATTTGGATGAAATTCCGCGCGTGCTCGTCTTCAATAAGTGTGATCGACTGCCTGCTCAGCAGGTGGAGCTGCTCTGTCGCCGCTATCGCGCGATCGGCATCTCCGCGCTCCAACCCCACACGTGGCCTCCGTTGTTGGAGGTGATCGAGAAGGCCGCGTCAAGATCGATACCGGGGCATCAAGAAGGTCCTTCAACGTATGTCTCCCAAGAGAGCGCCGACCTTGTCTTCCATTGA
- a CDS encoding ATP-dependent Clp protease ATP-binding subunit, giving the protein MFERFTDKGRKIIILAREEAERHQNDYLGTEHLVLAILREADGIALMILKKMGLSTEQIRLEIERNLPGGGTTMTFGEIPFSPRVKKVIEYGVEEARLLGHNHIGSEHLLLGLLREEEGIGGKILRSLGANLLTARQLTVTFLRKSAPRERDRKSNTPALDEFGRDLTQLAQEGQLDPVIGRADEIERVLQILSRRSKNNPVLIGESGVGKTAIVEGLAQRIVQSEVPDNLLSRRVIALDLGSLVAGTKYRGQFEERLKVVMKEIVQAGNIIIFIDELHTLVGAGAAEGSIDASNMLKPALSRGEIQCIGATTLDEYRKHIEKDGALKRRFQPIYVQPPSVDETIQIINGLRDRYEEHHGVEITEEAIVEAVKLSDRYITDRFLPDKAIDLIDETGSRAKLQTYALPSELKAMEQELKKVSREKELSISMQNFEEAVRYREEEERLRKLLDESKREWKKSQEKNKPVIGKEDVAYVVSKMTGIPLFKLEEEESNKLLRMEEFLHKRVVGQDEAISAVARAIRRSRAGLKEAKKPIGSFIFLGPTGVGKTELARTLAEFLFNSEDALIRVDMSEYQEKFTSSRLFGAPPGYVGYEEGGQLTEKVRRRPYSVVLFDEIEKAHPDVFNVLLQVLDDGVLTDSLGRKVDFKNTVVIMTSNIGTKNIQKGVSLGFQSTEDEVARRKKEEVMGELRKSFSPEFLNRIDEIVIFHQLEKDHLYSILDILIRELNNRLLEKGIEIEVDDEVKQWLIKEGYEPLYGARPMRRAIQRAIGDPLSDELIRGRFKECRKVKVVLRDGAPVFIQQEAMAGV; this is encoded by the coding sequence ATGTTCGAACGATTTACGGACAAGGGTCGGAAAATCATCATCCTTGCGCGTGAGGAAGCCGAGCGACACCAGAATGATTACCTGGGGACGGAGCATCTTGTCTTGGCCATCCTGCGCGAGGCGGACGGGATCGCCCTCATGATTTTGAAGAAAATGGGGCTTTCTACCGAGCAAATTCGCCTCGAGATTGAGCGCAATCTCCCTGGAGGGGGGACGACCATGACGTTCGGTGAGATCCCCTTCAGCCCGCGCGTAAAAAAAGTGATCGAGTATGGAGTCGAGGAAGCCAGATTATTGGGTCATAACCACATCGGAAGCGAGCATCTGCTCCTGGGTCTGCTGCGCGAGGAAGAGGGCATCGGCGGGAAAATCCTTCGAAGCTTGGGGGCCAATTTGCTGACCGCCCGGCAATTGACGGTGACCTTCTTGCGAAAGTCCGCTCCTCGCGAGCGCGATCGGAAAAGCAATACGCCGGCGCTGGATGAATTCGGGCGTGACCTGACCCAGTTGGCTCAAGAGGGTCAACTGGATCCGGTGATCGGAAGGGCGGATGAAATCGAGCGGGTTCTTCAAATTCTGAGCCGAAGAAGCAAAAATAATCCCGTGCTCATCGGCGAGTCGGGGGTGGGCAAAACCGCGATCGTTGAAGGATTGGCCCAGCGGATCGTCCAGTCCGAGGTTCCCGATAATCTGCTATCCAGGCGGGTCATTGCCTTGGATTTGGGTTCGTTGGTGGCCGGCACAAAGTACAGGGGCCAATTTGAAGAACGGCTCAAGGTCGTGATGAAAGAAATCGTGCAGGCCGGCAACATCATTATTTTCATTGATGAGCTTCACACGTTGGTCGGAGCCGGGGCGGCCGAGGGTTCTATAGATGCGTCGAACATGCTCAAGCCAGCTCTCTCGCGAGGAGAAATTCAATGTATCGGCGCGACGACTTTGGATGAATACAGAAAGCATATCGAAAAAGACGGGGCGTTGAAGCGGCGGTTTCAGCCTATTTATGTGCAGCCTCCCAGTGTGGATGAAACGATTCAGATCATTAATGGCTTGCGGGATCGGTATGAAGAGCATCATGGAGTCGAAATTACGGAAGAAGCGATCGTGGAAGCCGTCAAACTTTCCGATCGATACATCACGGATCGGTTTTTGCCCGATAAAGCGATCGATTTGATCGACGAGACCGGCTCGCGTGCCAAGCTGCAGACGTATGCGCTTCCGTCGGAATTGAAAGCGATGGAACAAGAACTCAAAAAAGTGTCTCGGGAAAAAGAGCTGTCGATTTCCATGCAGAATTTTGAGGAAGCCGTTCGTTATCGAGAAGAGGAAGAGCGGCTGCGCAAACTGTTGGACGAGTCGAAGCGGGAATGGAAAAAGAGCCAAGAGAAGAACAAGCCCGTCATCGGCAAAGAAGACGTCGCCTATGTGGTTTCCAAGATGACCGGCATTCCGCTTTTTAAGCTGGAAGAAGAAGAGTCTAACAAGCTGCTGAGAATGGAAGAGTTTCTCCATAAACGCGTCGTCGGCCAAGATGAGGCCATTTCAGCGGTTGCCCGAGCGATTCGGCGGTCGCGCGCCGGTTTAAAAGAGGCCAAGAAGCCGATCGGTTCATTCATCTTTTTGGGACCCACAGGGGTTGGAAAGACCGAACTGGCGAGGACGTTGGCGGAGTTTCTCTTCAACAGCGAAGACGCATTGATTCGGGTTGACATGTCAGAATATCAGGAGAAATTCACCAGCTCGCGACTTTTTGGCGCTCCGCCCGGCTACGTAGGTTACGAGGAAGGGGGGCAGCTCACCGAAAAGGTTCGGCGCCGGCCCTATTCGGTCGTTCTGTTCGATGAAATTGAAAAGGCACATCCTGACGTTTTCAACGTCTTGCTTCAAGTGCTGGACGATGGAGTGTTGACGGATAGCCTGGGTCGAAAGGTGGACTTCAAGAACACGGTTGTCATTATGACATCCAATATCGGGACAAAGAACATCCAGAAGGGAGTTTCGCTGGGATTCCAAAGCACCGAAGATGAAGTCGCCCGCCGAAAGAAGGAAGAAGTGATGGGGGAGCTGCGCAAGTCGTTCAGCCCGGAGTTTTTGAACCGAATCGACGAAATCGTTATCTTCCATCAATTGGAGAAAGACCATCTGTATAGCATTCTGGACATTTTGATTCGGGAGCTGAACAACCGCCTTCTTGAGAAGGGAATTGAAATAGAAGTCGATGACGAAGTGAAGCAATGGCTTATCAAAGAGGGGTACGAACCATTGTACGGAGCGAGGCCGATGCGCCGAGCGATTCAGCGGGCGATCGGCGATCCTCTCTCCGACGAGCTCATCCGCGGCCGCTTCAAAGAGTGTCGAAAGGTCAAAGTGGTGCTTCGGGACGGTGCGCCTGTCTTTATTCAACAAGAAGCGATGGCAGGTGTGTAG
- a CDS encoding FAD-dependent oxidoreductase encodes MSGKQSHVVIVVGAGPAGMAVTSTLAKAGHEVIVLNRDIKFGGLAEYGIFPAKLKLRGGLKKQYWELLEQPNVHYFGNVSVGNGRDLTVEDVRGLGASAVVFTVGAQGTKAIGVEGDSARGVYHAKDVVYHFNRLPGFGDRPFEMGNHVAVIGAGDVMVDIAHWLIRYKKIERVTAIVRRGPVERKYNPKEIRAVCSNMDLEGIHQEFDRIRDRMAAVGQNADEALKGLVDEFTKCEPKVSDTKMGFRFLASPKRILVDGNNRVRGLEIEDNKLEPKGDDTVAVGLKRYYEFPCDAVIFAVGDKVDETLGLPYKGGTFVTNPNKTGNEPDDALFQAYDESAGKVVDGVFLAGWARKASEGLVGVAKRDGDWCAEVVERYLAAKVPGETVSLVLEKLHRILKERKSRPVTVQGLRALEAAERAHQGTSDCIGEFKYASNQEMLQVIERGLA; translated from the coding sequence ATGAGCGGAAAACAATCGCATGTTGTCATTGTCGTGGGAGCCGGGCCCGCAGGGATGGCGGTGACGAGCACGTTGGCGAAAGCCGGCCATGAAGTGATCGTGTTGAATCGTGATATCAAATTCGGCGGTTTGGCCGAATATGGAATTTTCCCCGCCAAGCTCAAACTGCGCGGCGGTCTCAAGAAACAATACTGGGAGTTGCTGGAACAGCCGAATGTCCATTATTTCGGCAATGTGTCGGTCGGGAACGGGAGAGATCTTACGGTTGAAGATGTGCGGGGGCTCGGCGCTTCAGCCGTCGTGTTCACGGTTGGCGCGCAGGGAACCAAGGCCATCGGCGTTGAAGGCGATTCCGCTCGAGGGGTCTATCACGCGAAAGACGTCGTCTACCACTTCAACCGCTTGCCGGGCTTTGGCGATCGGCCGTTTGAGATGGGGAACCACGTGGCGGTGATAGGCGCCGGGGACGTGATGGTCGATATCGCCCATTGGTTGATTCGCTATAAAAAGATAGAGCGGGTCACTGCCATTGTTCGTCGCGGACCGGTTGAACGGAAGTATAACCCGAAGGAAATTCGGGCCGTCTGTTCCAATATGGATCTTGAAGGAATCCATCAAGAGTTCGACCGTATCAGAGATCGCATGGCCGCCGTGGGGCAGAATGCCGATGAGGCATTGAAAGGTCTCGTGGATGAGTTCACCAAGTGCGAACCGAAGGTCAGCGACACGAAAATGGGATTTAGGTTTTTGGCGTCACCGAAGCGCATTCTTGTCGATGGGAATAACCGTGTCAGGGGGCTGGAAATCGAGGACAACAAGCTCGAGCCAAAAGGGGACGATACGGTTGCCGTGGGATTGAAGCGCTACTATGAATTCCCTTGCGACGCTGTGATTTTTGCCGTCGGTGACAAGGTGGATGAAACGCTCGGCCTTCCCTACAAAGGGGGCACCTTCGTGACCAACCCCAATAAAACGGGAAACGAGCCGGACGACGCGCTGTTTCAAGCGTATGACGAATCGGCCGGGAAGGTCGTGGACGGTGTCTTTCTGGCAGGATGGGCGAGAAAAGCAAGCGAGGGGCTCGTCGGCGTTGCAAAGCGGGATGGTGACTGGTGCGCGGAAGTCGTGGAACGCTACCTCGCGGCGAAGGTCCCTGGCGAAACCGTCTCACTCGTTCTTGAGAAGTTGCATCGGATCTTGAAAGAGAGAAAGAGTCGCCCCGTTACCGTTCAGGGCTTGCGCGCGCTTGAAGCGGCGGAACGAGCGCATCAAGGCACATCAGACTGCATCGGGGAGTTCAAGTACGCAAGTAATCAGGAAATGCTTCAGGTGATTGAACGGGGCTTGGCCTAG
- a CDS encoding peptidylprolyl isomerase — protein sequence MADSTQDVRATISVTTKGTPIGEIVLRFFPEVAPGHVNNFLKLAREGFYNGTTFHRVIPGFMIQGGDPNSKKSDRSLHGMGGPGYTIKAEFNSKPHRRGIVSMARSNDPDSAGSQFFICVADSNFLDWQYTVFGEVVSGMDVVDKVVNMRRDGRDNPLERAEMTVTVQEG from the coding sequence ATGGCCGATTCGACTCAAGACGTTCGGGCGACTATCTCGGTAACCACCAAGGGGACTCCCATTGGGGAGATCGTGCTTAGATTTTTTCCGGAGGTCGCGCCGGGCCACGTGAACAACTTTTTGAAGCTGGCGAGGGAGGGGTTTTATAACGGCACGACGTTTCATCGCGTCATTCCCGGCTTCATGATTCAAGGGGGCGATCCCAACAGTAAAAAATCGGATCGCTCCCTGCACGGGATGGGCGGCCCCGGCTATACGATCAAGGCCGAGTTCAATAGTAAGCCGCACAGACGGGGGATCGTCTCGATGGCCCGGAGCAATGATCCCGACAGCGCCGGCTCGCAATTTTTTATCTGCGTCGCCGACTCGAACTTTTTGGATTGGCAGTACACCGTGTTCGGTGAAGTCGTCAGCGGAATGGACGTCGTGGACAAGGTGGTCAACATGAGACGCGACGGACGAGACAATCCGTTGGAACGGGCGGAAATGACGGTGACGGTACAAGAGGGGTGA